Proteins encoded within one genomic window of Methanothrix harundinacea 6Ac:
- a CDS encoding aspartate kinase, whose amino-acid sequence MARLVMKFGGSSVADGAKLRNVGELVKSLSGENEIVVVTSALGGVTDDLLQCARTSAEGGKVEDIATFVDRLSKRHVQALMDAVLDPDIAKELKEIITQRLGELEKAYIGICYLGELSPRSIDRISSFGERLAAPILSGVLRDLGLKSRYYSGGEAGVITNSDYGNAKPLEKSYDLLSSRLTPIDGVPVVTGFIGEDERGNITTLGRGGSDFSASLIGAAIGADEIWFWKDTTGVLTTDPKIVSEAKNIPVISYREAMEMSYFGAKVLHPRAIEPAIRNGIPVRVKCTFDPQDPGTLIVKEGMAREDVIKAVTLSKKVALLTISGAGMIGTPGIAARAFSALANAGVNIVMISQGSSEANISVVVDEPQVEAAEIALRAEFPTTIVREVSHNKDVAVIAVVGAGMVGTPGVAGRVFGAMGRSKINVLMISQGSSEHNISFVVSIGEAERAVQELHREFGLESGAKR is encoded by the coding sequence ATGGCACGCTTGGTAATGAAGTTTGGCGGATCCTCGGTGGCCGACGGGGCGAAGCTGCGGAACGTCGGAGAGCTGGTGAAGAGCCTGAGCGGAGAGAACGAGATCGTCGTCGTCACCTCGGCGTTGGGGGGTGTCACCGACGACCTCCTCCAGTGCGCCAGAACCTCAGCTGAAGGCGGAAAGGTCGAGGATATTGCGACCTTCGTCGACAGGCTGAGCAAGAGGCACGTCCAGGCCCTGATGGATGCGGTCCTGGATCCCGATATCGCAAAGGAGCTGAAGGAGATCATCACCCAGAGGCTGGGCGAGCTGGAGAAGGCCTACATAGGGATCTGCTACCTGGGGGAGCTCTCCCCCCGGTCCATCGACAGGATCTCGAGCTTCGGCGAGAGGCTCGCCGCCCCCATCCTCTCGGGGGTCCTCCGGGACCTGGGGCTCAAATCGAGGTACTACTCCGGGGGGGAGGCGGGGGTAATCACCAACAGCGATTACGGGAATGCAAAGCCCCTGGAGAAGAGCTACGACCTCCTCTCCTCGAGGCTCACCCCCATCGATGGCGTCCCGGTGGTGACGGGGTTCATCGGCGAGGACGAGAGGGGTAACATCACCACCTTGGGCCGGGGCGGCTCGGACTTCTCGGCGTCGCTGATCGGGGCGGCGATCGGGGCGGACGAGATCTGGTTCTGGAAGGACACCACCGGCGTTCTGACCACCGACCCGAAGATCGTCTCCGAGGCGAAGAACATCCCCGTAATATCGTATAGAGAGGCGATGGAGATGTCCTACTTCGGGGCTAAGGTCCTCCACCCCCGGGCCATTGAGCCGGCGATCAGAAACGGCATCCCCGTCCGGGTCAAGTGCACCTTCGACCCCCAGGACCCGGGGACCCTGATCGTCAAGGAGGGGATGGCCAGGGAGGACGTCATCAAGGCCGTCACCCTATCGAAGAAGGTCGCCCTCCTCACCATATCCGGGGCCGGGATGATCGGGACCCCTGGGATAGCCGCCCGGGCCTTCTCGGCCCTCGCCAACGCCGGGGTGAACATCGTCATGATCAGCCAGGGGTCGAGCGAGGCGAACATCTCGGTCGTCGTCGACGAGCCCCAGGTTGAGGCCGCGGAGATAGCCCTCAGGGCGGAGTTTCCGACGACGATAGTCCGGGAGGTCTCCCACAACAAGGACGTGGCGGTGATCGCCGTCGTCGGGGCCGGGATGGTGGGGACCCCGGGGGTCGCCGGCAGGGTCTTCGGCGCCATGGGCCGATCGAAGATCAACGTCCTGATGATCAGCCAGGGGTCGAGCGAGCACAACATCTCCTTCGTCGTCAGCATCGGCGAGGCGGAGAGGGCGGTCCAGGAGCTCCACCGGGAGTTCGGCCTTGAGAGCGGGGCGAAGAGATAA
- a CDS encoding elongation factor EF-2, whose protein sequence is MGKRKKIAERVTSLMDKPEMIRNIGIVAHIDHGKTTLSDNLLAGSGMISMELAGKQLFMDFDELEQARGITIDAANVSMVHEYQGKEYLINMIDTPGHVDFGGDVTRAMRAVDGAVVVVDAVEGAMPQTETVLRQALKENVHPVLFVNKVDRLLNELKVDKQEMQLRLGKLIDNINKLIRGMNEEKYKAGWRVDASAGSVAFGSALYNWAISVPQMKSTGIGFGEVYDYCQVGDMKTLAQKCPLYLAVNDMVIRFLPSPLKAQKERVGVIWHGDKTSKLYKSMEGCDPHGPIAFMVTDISVDPHAGEVATGRLFSGTLERGMELFISGVAKSNRVQQTGIFMGADRVEVEKIPAGNIAAVTGLRDAYVGSTVSSNKEATPFEDIKHVSEPVVTVAVEAKNTRDLPKLVEVLRQVAKEDPTLNITINEETGEHLMAGMGELHLEIVAYRIQRDKGVEITTSPPIVVYRESITGKTTGPVEGKSPNHHNRFYIEIEPLEPEVVDAIKAGEFSMKMEELERRNILISKGMDKEEARNISGVFETNVFINMTKGVQYLKETMELMLEGFMEATKNGPICREPVQGVKAKLMDIKLHEDAIHRGPAQVIPAVRQAVQAGILMANPAILEPFQNVFIQVPQEQMGGAMSEIQGRRGMILSMETEGDMIIIKAKAPVSELFGFAGAIRGATEGRSLWSTEFAGFEPIPPAAMLETVRQIRGRKGLKTEMPKPSDYLKA, encoded by the coding sequence ATGGGCAAGAGGAAGAAGATAGCAGAACGCGTGACGTCGCTGATGGACAAGCCAGAGATGATCCGAAACATCGGCATAGTTGCGCATATCGATCACGGCAAGACCACCTTATCCGACAATCTGCTGGCAGGATCGGGCATGATATCGATGGAGCTCGCCGGCAAGCAGCTATTCATGGACTTCGACGAGCTGGAGCAGGCCCGGGGGATCACCATCGATGCCGCCAACGTCTCGATGGTCCACGAGTACCAGGGCAAAGAGTACCTCATCAACATGATCGACACTCCAGGCCACGTCGACTTCGGCGGCGACGTCACCAGGGCGATGCGGGCCGTCGACGGAGCCGTCGTCGTCGTCGACGCCGTGGAGGGGGCGATGCCCCAGACGGAGACGGTCCTGAGGCAGGCCCTCAAAGAGAACGTCCACCCCGTCCTCTTCGTCAACAAGGTCGATCGGCTCCTCAACGAGCTGAAGGTGGACAAGCAGGAGATGCAGCTCCGCCTCGGAAAATTGATCGACAACATAAACAAGCTCATTCGCGGGATGAACGAGGAGAAGTACAAGGCAGGCTGGAGGGTCGACGCCTCCGCGGGGAGCGTCGCCTTCGGGTCCGCCCTCTACAACTGGGCGATCAGCGTCCCCCAGATGAAGAGCACCGGGATCGGCTTCGGCGAGGTCTACGACTACTGCCAGGTTGGAGACATGAAGACCCTCGCCCAGAAGTGTCCTCTCTACCTGGCCGTCAACGACATGGTCATCCGCTTCCTCCCAAGCCCCCTCAAGGCCCAGAAGGAGCGGGTCGGGGTGATCTGGCACGGGGACAAGACCAGCAAGCTATACAAGTCGATGGAGGGCTGCGATCCCCACGGCCCCATCGCCTTCATGGTAACCGACATCTCCGTCGACCCCCATGCTGGGGAGGTCGCCACCGGCAGGCTCTTCTCCGGGACCCTTGAGCGGGGGATGGAGCTCTTCATATCCGGCGTCGCCAAGTCGAACAGGGTCCAGCAGACGGGGATATTCATGGGCGCCGACCGGGTCGAGGTGGAGAAGATCCCCGCCGGGAACATAGCCGCGGTAACCGGCCTCCGGGACGCCTACGTCGGCTCCACCGTATCCTCGAACAAGGAGGCGACCCCCTTCGAGGACATAAAACACGTCAGCGAGCCGGTGGTCACCGTCGCCGTGGAGGCGAAGAACACCCGGGACCTCCCGAAGCTCGTCGAGGTTCTCCGGCAGGTCGCGAAGGAGGATCCGACCCTCAACATCACCATCAACGAGGAGACGGGCGAGCACCTAATGGCGGGGATGGGCGAGCTCCACCTGGAGATCGTCGCCTACAGAATCCAGAGGGACAAGGGCGTCGAGATCACCACCTCGCCGCCGATCGTAGTCTATCGGGAGTCGATAACCGGCAAGACCACCGGTCCCGTCGAGGGGAAGTCCCCCAACCACCACAACCGCTTCTACATCGAGATCGAGCCCCTGGAGCCCGAGGTGGTCGATGCGATCAAGGCCGGGGAGTTCTCCATGAAGATGGAGGAGCTGGAGCGGAGGAACATCCTGATCAGCAAGGGGATGGATAAGGAGGAGGCCCGGAACATCTCCGGCGTCTTCGAGACGAACGTCTTCATCAACATGACCAAGGGCGTCCAGTACCTCAAAGAGACTATGGAGCTGATGCTGGAGGGGTTCATGGAGGCGACGAAGAACGGCCCCATCTGCCGCGAGCCGGTCCAGGGCGTAAAGGCTAAGCTGATGGATATCAAGCTCCACGAGGACGCCATCCACCGAGGGCCCGCCCAGGTAATCCCCGCCGTAAGGCAGGCGGTCCAGGCCGGGATCCTGATGGCAAACCCCGCCATCCTGGAGCCCTTCCAGAACGTCTTTATACAGGTTCCACAGGAGCAGATGGGCGGCGCCATGTCGGAGATCCAGGGCCGAAGAGGCATGATCCTCAGCATGGAGACCGAGGGCGACATGATCATAATCAAGGCGAAGGCGCCGGTCTCGGAGCTCTTCGGGTTTGCGGGAGCGATCCGGGGGGCCACCGAGGGCAGATCCCTCTGGAGCACGGAGTTCGCCGGCTTCGAGCCGATACCCCCAGCGGCGATGCTGGAGACCGTCCGTCAGATCCGGGGGCGCAAGGGTTTAAAGACCGAGATGCCTAAGCCCAGCGACTACCTGAAGGCCTGA
- the tuf gene encoding translation elongation factor EF-1 subunit alpha produces MAAQKPHMNLAFIGHVDHGKSTLVGRLMFEAGAVSPHIVEQYKKEAEAKGKGSFEFAWVMDSLKEERERGVTIDIGHQRFDTDKYYFTIVDCPGHRDFIKNMITGASQADSAVLVIAAPDGVMAQTREHVFLARTLGINQLIIAINKMDAAKYSEARFKEVKEEVGKLLQMVGYKVAEIPFIPVSAFVGDNVIARGDNLTWYSGPTLLESLNNLKEPEKPTKLPLRLPVQDVYTISGVGTVPVGRVETGIIKKGDKIIFEPANVTGEVKTIEMHHEEAEEALPGDNIGWNVRGIGKKDIKRGDVCGHVDSPPTVAKEFTAQIVVLQHPSAISAGYTPVFHCHTAQIACTLTEIKAKLDPRTGAVKEQNPAFIKAGDAAIVTVMPTKPMVIEKVKEIPQLGRFAIRDMGQTIAAGMCMNITPR; encoded by the coding sequence ATGGCAGCACAGAAGCCACACATGAACCTGGCGTTCATCGGGCACGTCGACCACGGGAAGTCCACTCTCGTCGGGAGGCTGATGTTCGAGGCCGGCGCCGTTTCTCCACACATCGTCGAGCAGTACAAGAAAGAGGCCGAGGCCAAGGGTAAGGGGAGCTTCGAGTTCGCCTGGGTCATGGACAGCCTCAAGGAGGAGCGAGAGCGGGGCGTCACCATCGACATCGGCCACCAGAGGTTCGACACCGACAAGTACTACTTCACCATCGTCGACTGTCCCGGCCACAGAGACTTCATCAAGAATATGATCACCGGCGCTAGCCAGGCCGACTCTGCGGTCCTGGTGATCGCGGCCCCCGACGGGGTGATGGCCCAGACCAGGGAGCACGTCTTCCTCGCGAGGACCCTGGGGATCAACCAGCTGATCATCGCCATCAACAAGATGGACGCCGCCAAGTACAGCGAGGCGAGGTTCAAAGAGGTGAAGGAGGAGGTCGGAAAGCTCCTGCAGATGGTCGGATATAAGGTCGCAGAGATCCCCTTCATCCCCGTATCCGCCTTCGTCGGCGACAACGTCATCGCTCGCGGCGACAACCTCACCTGGTACAGCGGCCCCACCCTTCTGGAGTCGCTGAACAACCTGAAGGAGCCCGAGAAGCCGACGAAACTGCCCCTCAGGCTTCCCGTCCAGGACGTCTACACCATCTCCGGCGTAGGCACCGTCCCCGTCGGCAGGGTCGAGACCGGTATCATCAAGAAGGGCGACAAGATCATCTTCGAGCCCGCCAACGTCACCGGCGAGGTGAAGACGATCGAGATGCACCACGAAGAGGCCGAAGAGGCCCTCCCGGGCGACAACATCGGCTGGAACGTGAGGGGCATCGGGAAGAAGGACATCAAGAGGGGCGACGTCTGCGGACACGTCGACTCGCCGCCGACGGTGGCCAAGGAGTTCACCGCCCAGATCGTGGTCCTCCAGCACCCGAGCGCCATCTCCGCGGGATACACCCCCGTCTTCCACTGCCACACCGCCCAGATCGCCTGTACCCTCACCGAGATCAAGGCCAAGCTCGACCCCAGGACCGGGGCGGTGAAGGAGCAGAACCCCGCCTTCATCAAAGCCGGGGATGCCGCCATCGTCACCGTGATGCCGACGAAGCCGATGGTGATCGAGAAGGTCAAGGAGATCCCGCAGCTGGGCAGGTTCGCCATCAGGGATATGGGCCAGACGATCGCAGCGGGGATGTGCATGAACATCACCCCCCGCTAA
- the rpsJ gene encoding 30S ribosomal protein S10, which yields MQKARIRLSGTDPRSLDEICSQVRGIAQRTGVHMAGPIPLPTKRMVVPTRKSPDGEGTATWDHWEMRVHKRMIDLDADERALRQLMRIQVPKNVNIEIVLES from the coding sequence ATGCAGAAGGCAAGAATTCGGCTATCTGGGACCGACCCCCGCTCCCTGGACGAGATCTGCAGCCAGGTGAGGGGGATCGCTCAGAGGACGGGCGTCCACATGGCGGGACCAATACCCCTGCCCACCAAGAGGATGGTAGTCCCCACGAGGAAGAGCCCCGACGGGGAGGGGACCGCCACCTGGGATCACTGGGAGATGCGGGTCCACAAGCGGATGATCGACCTGGACGCCGACGAGCGGGCGCTCCGCCAGCTGATGCGGATCCAGGTTCCCAAGAACGTCAACATCGAGATAGTGCTGGAATCCTAG
- the gatC gene encoding Asp-tRNA(Asn)/Glu-tRNA(Gln) amidotransferase subunit GatC, with the protein MITGEDVDHISWLASIKVSEVEREGFVASFNSVLDYFHQLDELDTEDVEPTYRVVDLTNVFREDVVGESLSSEEALSNAPRTENGYFKSPRIV; encoded by the coding sequence ATGATTACAGGAGAAGATGTGGATCACATAAGCTGGCTTGCCAGCATAAAGGTATCCGAGGTTGAGAGAGAGGGCTTCGTCGCCTCCTTCAACTCCGTCCTCGACTACTTCCATCAGCTCGATGAGCTCGACACCGAGGATGTGGAGCCGACCTACCGGGTCGTCGACCTCACCAACGTCTTCCGGGAGGACGTGGTGGGAGAGTCCCTCTCCTCGGAGGAGGCGCTCTCGAACGCTCCGCGGACGGAGAACGGCTACTTCAAGAGCCCCAGGATCGTGTGA
- the gatA gene encoding Asp-tRNA(Asn)/Glu-tRNA(Gln) amidotransferase subunit GatA, protein MLRMLKERLEAGASAEEEVSALFSKINKSRLNAYNVLSEEAALERAREYDRSPWGGLLAGVPIAIKSSISTKGIETNCSSRILTGYIPPYDATVIERLKEEGAIIIGKTNMDEFAMGTSTETSCFGPTKNPWDADRVPGGSSGGSAAAVAAGEAPCALGSDTGGSIRCPASFCGIVGLKPTYGLVSRYGLVSYANSLEQIGPLTLSVEDAALVLDVIAGHDPRDSTSARSEGGYFARIEGGVDGLTLGVPQEYFGEGVDPLVEKAVWDAISKLEGLGASWKKVSLPHTRYALAAYYIIAMSEASSNLARFDGLRYGLRLGADQDWHTTFSDIRAAGFGPEVKRRILLGTYALSAGYYGRYYLKALKVRTLIKQDFERALSAGGADLLVTPTMPFPAFRIGERIEDPLSLYMADVFTVPINLAGVPAISVPCGFADGLPIGLQIIGRHFDEAAVLRAAKAYEGATPYHEAVPKEVV, encoded by the coding sequence ATGCTGAGGATGCTGAAGGAGAGGCTTGAGGCAGGAGCTTCGGCCGAAGAGGAGGTATCGGCCCTCTTTTCGAAGATCAATAAGAGCAGGCTCAACGCCTACAACGTCTTATCCGAAGAGGCGGCCCTGGAGAGGGCCCGGGAGTATGATAGGAGCCCGTGGGGGGGGCTTCTGGCCGGGGTCCCCATAGCCATCAAAAGCTCCATCTCGACGAAGGGGATAGAGACGAACTGCTCCTCGCGGATCCTCACCGGCTACATCCCCCCCTACGACGCTACCGTCATTGAGAGGCTGAAGGAGGAGGGGGCGATCATCATCGGGAAGACGAACATGGACGAGTTCGCCATGGGCACCTCCACCGAGACGAGCTGCTTCGGCCCGACGAAGAACCCCTGGGACGCCGACCGGGTCCCCGGGGGCTCCTCCGGCGGTTCCGCTGCGGCCGTGGCCGCGGGGGAGGCGCCGTGCGCCCTCGGCTCCGACACCGGCGGATCGATCCGGTGTCCCGCCTCCTTCTGCGGGATCGTCGGCCTCAAGCCCACCTACGGCCTCGTCTCTCGGTACGGCCTCGTATCTTACGCCAACAGCCTGGAGCAGATCGGCCCCCTCACCCTGAGCGTCGAGGATGCGGCCCTGGTTTTGGACGTCATAGCCGGCCACGACCCCCGGGACTCGACCTCTGCGAGGTCGGAGGGCGGGTACTTCGCGAGGATCGAGGGAGGGGTCGATGGGCTGACTCTGGGGGTCCCCCAGGAGTACTTCGGCGAAGGCGTCGACCCATTGGTCGAGAAGGCGGTCTGGGACGCCATCTCCAAGCTGGAGGGGCTGGGGGCGTCGTGGAAGAAGGTCTCCCTCCCCCACACCAGGTACGCCCTGGCCGCCTATTACATCATCGCCATGAGCGAGGCATCTTCAAACCTGGCCCGGTTCGACGGCCTCCGTTACGGCCTCCGGCTCGGGGCAGACCAGGACTGGCACACCACCTTCTCTGATATCAGAGCCGCAGGCTTCGGCCCCGAGGTGAAGAGGAGGATCCTCCTTGGGACCTACGCCCTCTCCGCCGGCTACTACGGCCGGTACTACCTCAAGGCCCTCAAGGTGAGGACCCTCATCAAGCAGGACTTCGAGAGGGCCCTCTCGGCCGGCGGCGCCGACCTTCTCGTGACGCCCACCATGCCCTTCCCCGCCTTCAGGATCGGAGAGAGGATCGAGGACCCGCTATCGCTATACATGGCCGACGTCTTCACCGTCCCCATCAACCTGGCCGGAGTTCCCGCCATCTCCGTCCCTTGCGGCTTCGCCGACGGCCTGCCCATTGGCCTTCAGATCATCGGCCGCCACTTCGACGAGGCCGCCGTCCTCCGGGCCGCCAAGGCCTACGAGGGCGCGACGCCTTATCACGAGGCTGTGCCGAAGGAGGTGGTATAG
- the gatB gene encoding Asp-tRNA(Asn)/Glu-tRNA(Gln) amidotransferase subunit GatB produces the protein MAEKDVIIGLEVHVQLNKLNSKLFCGCSTDYHDSPPNTHTCPVCLGLPGTLPVVNKRAVEYAIRVALALNCAIQGETLFYRKNYYYPDLPKAFQITQYDFPLGLGGSILIKGEDGEERRIRITRVHMEEDPGRLVHAGTIDRAKYSMVDYNRCGMALLEVVTEPDLRSPKEARSFLDKLRNILEYLDVFDGNLEGAMRIDSNISLVGGERAEVKNISSHKGVEKALAYEITRQRSARRRGVAQVQETRHYDELRGITVTIRTKEEAHDYRYFPEPDLVPMRIADWVPRVEAKLPELPDAKRERFVAEYGIADDHAKSLTSEIRVANFYEVVAERAPPRLAAAWIADVLKGELNYRDVTIERFSPDQMVVILDLIEGGKITEKGAVEVIRTILDGPGETTEADPAAIVATKGLSRVEDDAVMAAVRAAVEESSQAVADYRAGNEKAINFIVGVVMKKTRGRADPGEANRLVREALEGAGRA, from the coding sequence ATGGCCGAAAAGGACGTCATCATCGGCCTGGAGGTCCACGTCCAGCTGAACAAATTGAACTCGAAGCTCTTCTGCGGCTGCTCCACCGACTATCACGACTCGCCGCCGAACACCCACACCTGCCCCGTCTGTCTGGGGCTCCCGGGGACCCTCCCTGTCGTCAACAAGCGGGCGGTCGAGTACGCCATCCGGGTCGCCCTCGCCCTCAACTGCGCGATCCAGGGGGAGACACTCTTCTACCGTAAGAACTACTACTACCCCGACCTCCCCAAGGCCTTCCAGATCACCCAGTACGACTTCCCCCTCGGCCTGGGCGGCTCGATCCTCATCAAGGGGGAGGATGGCGAGGAGAGGAGGATCAGGATCACCAGGGTCCACATGGAGGAGGACCCTGGCCGGCTCGTCCACGCCGGGACCATCGACCGGGCGAAGTACTCGATGGTCGACTACAACCGGTGCGGCATGGCCCTCCTGGAGGTGGTGACGGAGCCGGACCTCCGGTCCCCCAAGGAGGCGAGGTCCTTCCTCGATAAGCTCCGGAACATTTTGGAGTACTTGGACGTCTTCGACGGGAACCTCGAGGGGGCTATGAGGATCGACTCGAACATCTCCCTCGTCGGAGGCGAACGGGCCGAGGTGAAGAACATATCGAGCCACAAGGGGGTTGAGAAGGCCCTCGCCTACGAGATCACCAGGCAGAGGTCCGCCCGGAGGAGGGGGGTCGCCCAGGTCCAGGAGACCCGCCACTACGACGAACTCCGGGGGATCACCGTCACCATCAGGACGAAGGAGGAGGCCCACGACTACCGCTACTTCCCCGAGCCCGACCTCGTTCCCATGAGGATCGCCGACTGGGTCCCCCGGGTGGAGGCAAAGCTTCCAGAGCTCCCCGACGCCAAGAGGGAGAGGTTCGTCGCGGAATACGGCATAGCCGACGATCACGCGAAATCTCTCACCTCCGAGATCCGGGTCGCAAACTTCTATGAGGTGGTGGCAGAAAGGGCGCCCCCGAGGCTCGCCGCGGCCTGGATCGCCGACGTCCTGAAGGGGGAGCTGAACTACCGGGACGTCACCATCGAGAGGTTCAGCCCCGATCAGATGGTCGTTATCCTCGATTTGATCGAGGGGGGGAAGATCACGGAGAAGGGGGCCGTCGAGGTGATCCGGACGATCCTGGACGGTCCGGGAGAGACCACTGAGGCGGATCCGGCCGCCATCGTGGCGACGAAGGGGCTTTCCAGGGTCGAGGACGACGCCGTTATGGCGGCGGTCCGGGCTGCCGTCGAAGAGTCGTCCCAGGCGGTCGCCGACTACAGGGCAGGAAACGAGAAGGCGATAAACTTCATCGTCGGCGTGGTGATGAAGAAGACCCGGGGGAGGGCGGATCCGGGGGAGGCGAACCGGCTCGTCAGGGAGGCCCTCGAAGGAGCCGGGAGGGCTTAG
- a CDS encoding phenylacetate--CoA ligase family protein produces the protein MFDYWNPHIERMPLEDLSRLQEERLKSMVHYVYDHSPFYRERFREAGVAPSDIKALSDLAKLPFTYKVDLRNTYPTGMFSLPRNRIVRYHVSSGTTGKPTVVGYTKDDIEMWSDSLARALTSIGLGRGDVIQVGYGYGLFTGGLGLHYGAEKIGATVLPTGTGNTERQIMLMQDLGSTAIACTPSYFLHIAEVAERMGVSIRDDTSLKVGVFGAEPWSDETRRRIEEATGIKAYDIFGTSEMSGPLFTECQEQNGIHIWSDMFLIEVIDPKTGEVLPDGETGELVITTLSKWAIPLIRYRIGDLTKIDSEPCPCGRTHPRLMRILGRTDDMIVIRGINVFPSQVESVLMTIPEVGDHYQIIVDRKGPLDIMKVMVEVTETGFSDKISDLMSLSKRISKELKGVLNVVADVELVEPGRIPRSEGKAVRVIDKRKV, from the coding sequence ATGTTTGACTACTGGAATCCGCACATAGAGCGCATGCCCCTCGAGGACCTCTCCAGGCTTCAGGAGGAGCGGCTCAAATCGATGGTCCATTACGTCTACGATCACTCCCCCTTCTATCGAGAGAGGTTCCGGGAGGCTGGGGTGGCCCCTTCGGATATAAAGGCCCTCTCCGACCTGGCGAAGCTCCCCTTCACCTACAAGGTCGATCTCCGGAACACCTACCCGACGGGGATGTTCAGCCTTCCGAGGAACAGGATCGTGCGGTACCACGTCTCCAGCGGCACCACCGGAAAGCCGACGGTCGTCGGCTACACCAAAGACGACATCGAGATGTGGTCGGACTCCCTCGCCCGGGCCCTGACGTCCATCGGCCTAGGCCGCGGCGACGTCATCCAGGTCGGCTACGGATACGGTCTCTTCACAGGCGGCCTGGGCCTCCACTACGGGGCGGAGAAGATCGGGGCGACTGTTCTGCCCACCGGCACCGGGAACACCGAGCGGCAGATCATGCTGATGCAGGATCTGGGGAGCACCGCCATCGCCTGCACCCCCTCCTACTTCCTCCACATCGCTGAGGTGGCGGAGAGGATGGGGGTCTCCATCCGGGACGACACCAGCCTGAAGGTGGGGGTCTTCGGGGCGGAGCCCTGGTCCGACGAGACCAGAAGGAGGATCGAGGAGGCGACGGGGATCAAGGCCTACGACATCTTCGGGACGAGCGAGATGAGCGGCCCCCTCTTCACCGAGTGCCAGGAGCAGAACGGGATCCACATCTGGTCCGACATGTTCCTCATCGAGGTTATCGACCCCAAGACCGGGGAAGTGCTCCCCGACGGCGAGACGGGGGAGCTGGTGATAACGACCCTCTCCAAGTGGGCGATCCCCCTCATCCGGTACCGGATCGGGGACCTGACGAAGATCGACTCCGAGCCCTGCCCCTGCGGCCGGACCCACCCCCGGCTGATGAGGATTCTGGGCCGAACCGACGACATGATCGTCATCCGCGGAATAAACGTCTTCCCAAGCCAGGTGGAGTCGGTCTTGATGACCATCCCTGAGGTCGGCGACCACTACCAGATCATCGTCGACCGGAAGGGGCCCCTGGACATCATGAAGGTGATGGTGGAGGTGACGGAGACCGGCTTCAGCGACAAGATCTCCGACCTGATGTCATTATCCAAGAGGATCTCCAAGGAGCTGAAGGGCGTCCTCAACGTCGTCGCCGACGTGGAGCTGGTGGAGCCGGGGCGAATCCCGCGGTCGGAGGGGAAGGCCGTGAGGGTGATCGATAAGAGGAAGGTCTGA
- a CDS encoding ACT domain-containing protein, which yields MVAIKQISLFVENKPGRMAKVSKTLSDAGVNIRALTVAEAGDFGVIRMVVDDPEKGYKVLHDGGFTVSETEVLAVEMKDIPGGLYEIVNTLGESEVNVDYAYAFVTTKAERALLIIRVDNLEKARRVLTDAGVKLATREEIQKI from the coding sequence TTGGTGGCAATTAAGCAGATATCGTTATTCGTAGAGAACAAGCCCGGCAGGATGGCGAAGGTCTCAAAGACCCTATCCGACGCCGGAGTCAACATCCGGGCCCTCACCGTCGCCGAGGCGGGGGACTTCGGGGTGATCCGGATGGTCGTTGACGATCCCGAGAAGGGGTACAAAGTCCTCCACGACGGCGGCTTCACCGTCTCCGAGACTGAAGTTCTGGCCGTCGAGATGAAGGACATCCCGGGGGGCTTATACGAGATCGTGAACACCCTCGGCGAGAGCGAGGTCAACGTCGACTACGCCTACGCCTTCGTAACGACGAAGGCCGAGCGGGCGCTTCTGATCATCCGGGTCGACAACCTGGAGAAGGCGAGGCGCGTCCTCACCGACGCTGGGGTGAAGCTCGCGACGAGGGAGGAGATACAGAAGATCTGA